One segment of Deltaproteobacteria bacterium CG11_big_fil_rev_8_21_14_0_20_49_13 DNA contains the following:
- a CDS encoding phosphatidylglycerophosphatase A: protein MDRVIKLFATGLGLGYLPKAPGTFGTLLGVPLFWALAGLPLIHYITFLMVFIVLSSWISDRAQALFGVDDPKTVVIDEVAGFLVAVAGHPFGWKTVLIAFALFRVFDIVKPFPVRTIDDRMHNGFGIVLDDVLAGVYANVCLIILSSLRAL from the coding sequence ATGGATAGAGTCATTAAGCTGTTCGCGACCGGCCTCGGCCTTGGGTATCTGCCAAAAGCGCCGGGCACTTTCGGCACCCTCCTTGGTGTACCGCTCTTTTGGGCCCTCGCGGGGTTGCCGCTGATACACTACATAACGTTTCTCATGGTCTTTATCGTTCTTTCATCGTGGATATCAGACAGGGCGCAAGCCCTTTTCGGCGTTGATGACCCAAAGACGGTCGTAATAGATGAGGTGGCCGGTTTTCTGGTGGCCGTTGCCGGGCACCCTTTCGGATGGAAAACGGTTCTCATCGCCTTTGCGCTTTTCAGGGTCTTCGATATCGTGAAACCGTTCCCCGTTAGAACGATAGATGATCGCATGCACAACGGTTTTGGCATCGTCTTGGATGATGTTCTGGCCGGAGTCTATGCGAATGTATGTTTGATTATATTGTCGTCATTGCGAGCCCTTTAG